From a region of the Acidobacteriota bacterium genome:
- the moaC gene encoding cyclic pyranopterin monophosphate synthase MoaC, translating into MSSFSHIDEEGRARMVDISRKPRMARTAVAEGFLHIQPETAEQIRSRRLPKGDPFEVARIAGIQAAKRTSSLIPLCHDLHLDFADVEIELLERSWKIRSTVSCRRGTGVEMEALTAVTVAALTLYDMCKAVDKDMRIGEIRLIEKRKEPLKDEAGS; encoded by the coding sequence ATGAGTTCGTTCAGCCACATCGATGAGGAAGGCCGGGCCCGCATGGTCGACATCAGCCGCAAGCCACGCATGGCTCGGACGGCGGTAGCCGAGGGGTTCCTGCATATCCAGCCGGAAACCGCAGAGCAGATTCGTAGCCGCCGGCTGCCCAAGGGCGATCCCTTCGAAGTGGCCCGCATCGCCGGCATCCAGGCCGCCAAGAGGACCAGCAGCCTGATACCGCTCTGCCATGACCTCCATCTCGATTTTGCCGACGTCGAGATCGAGTTGCTGGAACGGTCCTGGAAGATCCGCTCCACCGTTTCCTGCCGACGTGGGACTGGCGTGGAAATGGAGGCCTTGACCGCCGTGACCGTGGCAGCGCTGACCCTCTACGACATGTGCAAAGCCGTGGACAAGGATATGCGCATCGGGGAGATACGCCTCATCGAGAAGCGGAAGGAACCGTTGAAGGACGAGGCCGGCTCTTGA
- a CDS encoding SUF system Fe-S cluster assembly regulator produces MLKVSKQTDYGILLLTAIVNADDEGTLSARELSEMTHLPLPMVGKILKVLTREEVLVSQRGAKGGYSLARPADEITLIDLVRAIEGPVAITECIETPGECRHENNCPVQVNWLNINRLIRQALKGITLLDMTRPQQLHQIADRPVQLSS; encoded by the coding sequence ATGTTGAAGGTAAGCAAGCAGACCGATTACGGCATTCTCCTTTTGACGGCCATTGTCAACGCCGATGACGAGGGGACCTTGAGCGCGAGGGAATTGTCGGAGATGACCCATCTTCCTTTGCCGATGGTGGGCAAGATCCTCAAAGTCCTGACGCGCGAGGAGGTGCTGGTTTCCCAACGGGGAGCCAAGGGGGGCTACAGCCTGGCGCGGCCGGCTGACGAGATCACCCTCATCGACTTGGTGCGGGCCATTGAAGGACCTGTGGCCATCACCGAATGCATCGAAACCCCCGGGGAGTGCCGTCACGAGAACAATTGCCCGGTTCAAGTCAATTGGCTGAATATCAACAGGCTTATTCGCCAAGCCTTGAAGGGCATTACCTTGCTGGACATGACCCGTCCGCAGCAATTGCACCAGATAGCGGACCGACCGGTCCAGCTCTCGTCATAG
- a CDS encoding VWA domain-containing protein — MKRLHFFLAAVLWMGSFPLAQDEPEQQTQEPIPADQGFRIDVRVDQVFLAVSARAHGGGFVDDLTAEDVRIYEDGVEQEIRNFAQELAPAHVALLIDASGSTRFSQSSIQRAAYNFASKLGEEDRVAIITFSSQVKLIQNWTNDLEELDYSLKSIWPKGLTLLHDAIYLTFDDLFKDVEGKKAIILLTDGVDSNSYYRQEEVLRLAQSSEASVYVVSLLDEYRQQAIGARAQALAQHRTVPLEFTDAYIRKSEAFLRKLAHDTGARMFSAAAATYLSEIYEEVAEEIKNLYFISYIPSNSAKDGTWRRIEIESPTKPGVTLRTRPGYYADPPEVTTGSR, encoded by the coding sequence GTGAAACGCCTACATTTCTTTTTGGCCGCGGTCCTCTGGATGGGTTCTTTTCCGCTGGCCCAGGATGAACCCGAGCAGCAGACCCAGGAGCCGATTCCCGCGGACCAGGGATTCCGCATCGACGTACGGGTGGACCAAGTCTTTCTGGCCGTCAGCGCCCGTGCCCACGGAGGAGGCTTCGTCGACGACCTGACGGCTGAGGATGTGAGGATTTACGAAGACGGGGTCGAGCAGGAGATCCGCAACTTCGCCCAAGAACTCGCGCCGGCCCACGTGGCGTTGCTGATCGATGCCAGCGGCTCAACCCGCTTCAGCCAGAGTTCCATCCAGCGCGCGGCCTACAATTTCGCTTCCAAGCTGGGCGAAGAGGACCGTGTGGCGATCATCACTTTCAGCTCTCAGGTCAAGCTGATCCAAAACTGGACGAATGATCTCGAGGAGTTGGACTATAGCCTGAAATCGATTTGGCCCAAAGGGCTGACCTTGCTTCACGACGCCATCTATCTGACTTTCGATGACCTCTTTAAAGACGTGGAGGGCAAGAAGGCCATCATCCTCCTGACCGATGGAGTCGACAGCAACAGCTACTACCGTCAGGAAGAGGTGCTGCGACTGGCCCAGTCTTCGGAGGCCTCTGTTTACGTCGTTTCGCTCCTGGATGAATACCGGCAACAGGCCATCGGGGCCCGGGCGCAGGCGCTGGCCCAGCATCGCACGGTGCCGCTCGAATTTACCGATGCCTACATCCGAAAGTCAGAAGCCTTCCTGCGCAAGCTGGCCCATGACACCGGCGCCCGCATGTTCAGCGCGGCCGCCGCCACCTACCTGAGCGAAATCTACGAAGAGGTGGCGGAGGAGATCAAGAACCTCTACTTCATTTCCTACATCCCCAGCAACAGCGCCAAAGACGGGACCTGGCGGCGCATTGAAATCGAGTCTCCGACCAAACCTGGAGTGACTCTGCGCACCCGCCCGGGGTATTATGCGGATCCGCCGGAAGTAACCACCGGGAGCCGCTGA
- the glp gene encoding gephyrin-like molybdotransferase Glp, whose protein sequence is MLLSFPEALDRLLAAVPSPKAARMDLTDVCGRALAEDIRADHDVPPFDKSFMDGYALRSADLDSLPRRLQVIGTRAAGKVEKELEIESGQAVQIMTGAPLVKGADAVQMVEKTRRISSSEVEIEEAVAAGLNVGPQGSEVRRGQVVLKAGRRLGPAEIAVLATFGVSRPSVYRPPEVAIFTTGDELVPVESRLEPGQIRNSNLWMLAAQCARMGLQPSLQEVVGDTPAEVEAAFHRALDFDVAIFSGGVSAGEFDFVHQVLGQTGMEVLFHKVAIKPGKPFLAARHPRGNMIFGLPGNPVSAFVTFEVLVRPALARWMGLASAQLPAIRGRLTEEVAQAPGRLFFKPARTRRQDGKWMIEPIETRGSADITAFSCADSLLLIPPATEHIPEHGQAEVWLLPDHAGN, encoded by the coding sequence ATGCTGTTGTCCTTCCCAGAAGCGCTCGACCGACTGCTGGCAGCCGTACCGTCACCGAAGGCGGCCCGGATGGACCTGACGGATGTCTGCGGAAGAGCCTTGGCTGAGGACATCCGCGCCGACCACGACGTGCCTCCCTTCGACAAATCGTTCATGGACGGCTATGCCCTGCGCAGCGCCGATCTCGACTCGCTGCCGCGCCGTTTGCAGGTGATCGGAACCAGGGCAGCCGGCAAGGTGGAGAAAGAACTCGAAATCGAATCGGGGCAAGCCGTCCAGATCATGACCGGCGCCCCTTTGGTGAAAGGAGCCGACGCCGTCCAAATGGTCGAAAAGACGCGCCGCATCTCGTCTTCAGAGGTGGAGATCGAAGAAGCGGTAGCGGCAGGGCTCAACGTAGGACCGCAGGGAAGCGAAGTGCGCCGGGGCCAAGTGGTCCTCAAAGCCGGGAGGCGCCTGGGGCCAGCCGAAATCGCCGTCTTGGCGACCTTCGGGGTCAGCCGGCCCAGCGTTTACCGTCCGCCGGAAGTCGCCATCTTCACCACCGGAGACGAGCTGGTGCCAGTCGAGTCGCGGCTTGAGCCGGGACAGATCCGCAACTCCAACCTCTGGATGCTGGCGGCGCAGTGCGCCCGCATGGGATTGCAGCCTTCCTTGCAAGAGGTGGTCGGGGATACTCCAGCAGAAGTGGAGGCGGCCTTCCATCGGGCCCTCGACTTTGACGTCGCCATCTTCTCGGGAGGGGTCTCCGCCGGGGAATTCGACTTTGTCCACCAGGTGTTGGGCCAAACGGGCATGGAAGTGCTCTTTCACAAGGTCGCCATCAAGCCCGGCAAACCCTTCCTGGCAGCTCGCCATCCCCGCGGCAATATGATTTTCGGTCTGCCCGGCAATCCGGTGTCGGCCTTCGTCACCTTCGAGGTCTTAGTCCGCCCGGCCCTGGCCAGGTGGATGGGGCTGGCGTCAGCCCAACTGCCGGCAATCCGGGGCAGGTTGACCGAGGAGGTTGCCCAAGCTCCCGGTCGTCTCTTCTTCAAGCCCGCCCGAACCCGCCGGCAGGACGGAAAATGGATGATCGAGCCCATCGAGACGCGCGGTTCGGCTGACATCACCGCCTTTTCCTGCGCCGACTCGCTGCTCTTGATTCCGCCCGCCACCGAGCACATCCCCGAACACGGGCAGGCTGAAGTTTGGCTGCTTCCCGACCACGCGGGGAATTGA
- a CDS encoding glycosyltransferase 87 family protein has product MLGVVLTLALMALQAGLMTLWPFRPQLPWFLGGLAVFYLLAAAAWLLLRRGRLTLPWLLVTALLLRALWIPASPGLSEDVYRYLWDGALTAHGENPYLRAPQERLDFQSRYPDLYQRMAHTDRTSIYPPVAQFLFLLNHLLWGPSVIGWKCLLLLFEAMMAALWWKAGFRRAQDWALWLLNPLVLLEFYSSGHLDLVTAAMWVGAILWLPAAAPDRGGWRAALSPLLLGMASLTKLMPLMTAPFFWLRMKGWRASIRSLLWLAGGFALPAGLYFAWQGDLAESWGAFLEVSRTYHQKWRFNSPFFLIYEARRPEVLAMAGRIFALAWAVLLAYAFFLARRGDGSRAGTVQTASALYFLLMFFYACSYTVHPWYTTWAIALYPLIGLRYWAGLWLGAASFLSYSGYWFAYPQVEERAWVLWLEYFPFYTLLVFDLWKWVKSRPRPSTVPSASR; this is encoded by the coding sequence ATGCTTGGGGTGGTGTTGACGCTGGCGCTGATGGCGCTGCAGGCGGGACTGATGACGCTGTGGCCCTTCCGGCCGCAGCTTCCCTGGTTCCTGGGCGGCCTGGCAGTCTTTTACCTGCTGGCCGCGGCAGCCTGGCTGCTGTTGCGCCGCGGACGGCTGACTCTGCCTTGGCTGCTGGTCACGGCGCTGCTGCTGCGCGCGCTCTGGATCCCCGCCTCTCCCGGCCTCTCAGAGGACGTCTACCGCTACCTGTGGGACGGAGCCTTGACCGCTCACGGCGAGAATCCCTATCTGCGGGCGCCTCAAGAGCGCCTCGATTTCCAATCCCGCTATCCCGATCTCTACCAGCGCATGGCCCATACCGACCGCACCTCCATCTACCCCCCGGTGGCCCAGTTCCTCTTTCTCCTCAACCACCTCTTGTGGGGACCCTCTGTGATCGGATGGAAGTGTCTCCTCTTGCTCTTCGAGGCAATGATGGCGGCACTGTGGTGGAAAGCCGGTTTCAGGCGGGCCCAGGACTGGGCGCTTTGGCTGCTCAATCCGCTGGTGCTGCTGGAATTCTATTCCTCGGGCCACCTCGATCTGGTGACGGCCGCGATGTGGGTAGGCGCAATCCTGTGGCTGCCGGCTGCGGCCCCCGACCGAGGGGGATGGCGGGCCGCCCTTTCCCCCTTGCTCTTGGGGATGGCTTCGCTGACCAAGCTGATGCCGCTGATGACGGCGCCCTTCTTCTGGCTGAGAATGAAGGGCTGGAGAGCCTCCATCCGTTCTTTGCTTTGGCTGGCCGGCGGTTTCGCGCTTCCGGCGGGTCTCTACTTCGCCTGGCAGGGAGATCTGGCCGAGTCGTGGGGCGCTTTTCTGGAAGTGTCCCGCACCTATCACCAGAAGTGGCGCTTCAACTCCCCCTTCTTCTTGATTTACGAAGCGCGCCGGCCGGAGGTCCTGGCTATGGCCGGGAGGATCTTCGCTCTCGCCTGGGCGGTCCTGCTGGCCTATGCCTTCTTCCTTGCCAGGCGAGGGGACGGCAGCCGAGCCGGAACAGTGCAAACGGCTTCCGCCCTCTACTTCCTGCTCATGTTCTTCTACGCCTGCTCCTACACCGTTCACCCCTGGTATACCACCTGGGCCATCGCGCTTTATCCGCTGATCGGTCTGCGCTACTGGGCTGGGCTGTGGCTCGGGGCGGCGTCCTTCTTGAGCTACAGCGGATACTGGTTTGCCTATCCTCAGGTGGAAGAGCGGGCTTGGGTTCTGTGGCTGGAGTACTTCCCCTTTTACACGTTGCTGGTTTTTGATCTGTGGAAGTGGGTCAAGAGCCGGCCTCGTCCTTCAACGGTTCCTTCCGCTTCTCGATGA